The following are from one region of the Salvia hispanica cultivar TCC Black 2014 chromosome 1, UniMelb_Shisp_WGS_1.0, whole genome shotgun sequence genome:
- the LOC125193848 gene encoding uncharacterized protein LOC125193848: MFTTHQNLIFLILSLHNLFKPCDANCTPSSCGILHNITSPFRLNGTSNDCGDPRFELACENNVTSISLNSHKYYVKAITYNNYDNVDYSNIRLVDASISNNDICSFPAFSTYDSNSTFPSYPFSYKSSFPINFISCPYSLTIPSIFIDITYDCGSNSSYNRYISVGRMKASEVPYTCRVDLIAMTSWYNFKDLNNVSLSEIHESLLYGFELTICPGCGTSKILVFSGN; this comes from the coding sequence ATGTTCACAACTCATCAAAACCTCATCTTCCTCATTCTCTCACTCCATAACTTGTTCAAACCTTGTGATGCCAATTGCACTCCTTCCTCCTGCGGCATCCTTCACAACATCACCTCCCCTTTCCGCCTCAACGGCACCTCCAATGACTGCGGTGATCCACGATTCGAACTAGCATGCGAAAACAACGTGACCTCCATCTCCCTTAACTCCCACAAATACTACGTCAAAGCCATCACCTACAACAACTACGACAACGTAGACTACTCCAACATTAGGCTCGTAGACGCTTCCATAAGCAATAACGACATCTGTTCGTTTCCTGCCTTTTCCACATATGACTCTAACTCCACATTCCCTAGCTATCCCTTTAGTTATAAATCATCCTTCCCTATCAACTTCATAAGCTGCCCATATTCCTTGACGATTCCTTCCATTTTTATCGATATCACGTATGATTGTGGCTCTAATTCGTCCTATAACAGATATATCAGCGTCGGCCGCATGAAGGCCTCAGAGGTGCCATATACATGTAGAGTAGACCTCATCGCGATGACGTCCTGGTATAACTTTAAGGACTTGAACAACGTCTCGCTTTCAGAAATCCACGAGTCCCTCTTGTATGGATTCGAACTCACCATCTGCCCCGGGTGTGGAACATCCAAAATCTTAGTATTTTCGGGTAATTAA
- the LOC125202171 gene encoding rust resistance kinase Lr10-like isoform X2: MKVSEVPYTCRLDLKAMTSLDFKDLNNVSLSQIHESLLYGFELTFCHSSCGGGGPPKILGILWYLIIPFAILGMLCAFVSPPVFAILGFATVSLLSYDIVDPEIHQMNYQYSSSFVTHLMTELIIVLPRVIIFLFVSWFLIYKFRRRHLSEYSIIESYLQSDNKLLPIRYSYSDIKRMTRGFQEKLGEGGYGCVYKGKFRSGHDVAIKMLGNAGGSGSDFMNEIATIGRIHHVNVVKLVGYVVEDSKRGLIFDFMPNGSLDKYLLNQERMSSLNWATKFDIAVGIARGLEYLHRGCGIQILHFDIKPHNILLDHNFIPKISDFGLAKLCSVEKETVTLIAARGTIGYVAPELINRGIGRVSSKADVYSFGMLLIEMVGLNRELRGNNDDSTKYFPYWIYDHINQGEEIEIEKVEQNNNTDENEVIRKMTIVALWCIQMSPDNRPSMNQVLGMLESDVEQLQIPKIPPSQPNQITGNKEESWLTDATDSASLLHHNNSSNFEITFA; encoded by the exons CACCTTCTGCCACAGCAGTTGTGGAGGAGGGGGACCACCCAAAATCTTAGGAATTTTGT GGTATCTCATAATTCCTTTTGCCATTCTTG GTATGTTATGTGCATTTGTAAGCCCTCCTGTATTTGCCATCCTTGGATTCGCCACTGTGTCACTACTCTCATATGATATAGTTG ATCCGGAGATCCACCAAATGAACTACCAGTACTCATCATCG tttgttacTCATCTCATGACAGAGCTCATCATCGTGTTACCAAGAGTTATCATTTTTCTGTTCGTGTCGTGGTTTTTGATCTACAAATTTCGAAGAAGGCATTTGTCTGAATATAGTATAATAGAATCCTACCTTCAAAGTGACAACAAACTATTACCAATCAGATATTCATATTCAGACATAAAGAGAATGACAAGAGGTTTCCAAGAAAAATTAGGTGAAGGAGGTTATGGTTGTGTTTACAAAGGAAAGTTTCGAAGTGGGCATGATGTAGCAATAAAAATGTTGGGAAACGCCGGAGGAAGTGGGAGCGACTTTATGAATGAAATAGCAACTATTGGAAGGATACATCATGTCAATGTGGTCAAATTAGTTGGATATGTTGTAGAAGACTCCAAGCGTGGCCTCATATTTGATTTCATGCCCAATGGTTCTCTTGATAAGTATCTCTTGAATCAAGAAAGAATGAGTTCCTTAAACTGGGCTACAAAGTTTGATATTGCAGTTGGAATAGCGCGAGGGCTCGAATATTTACATCGAGGGTGTGGCATCCAAATTCTTCATTTTGATATCAAGCCCCATAACATACTCCTCGACCATAACTTCATTCCCAAAATATCTGATTTCGGGCTAGCAAAGTTATGCTCCGTAGAGAAGGAGACAGTGACCTTAATTGCTGCTAGAGGAACTATAGGGTATGTTGCTCCAGAACTCATCAACAGAGGTATTGGCAGAGTATCTTCCAAGGCGGACGTGTATAGTTTTGGGATGTTGTTGATCGAAATGGTGGGGTTAAACAGAGAGTTGAGAGGAAATAACGATGattctacaaaatatttcCCATATTGGATATATGACCACATCAACCAAGGTGAGgagattgaaattgaaaaggtGGAGCAAAACAATAACACTGATGAGAATGAGGTTATTCGGAAGATGACAATAGTTGCATTATGGTGTATACAGATGAGTCCAGATAACCGTCCATCAATGAATCAAGTATTGGGTATGTTAGAATCTGATGTTGAACAACTGCAGATTCCAAAGATTCCACCATCACAACCAAACCAAATTACAGGAAATAAGGAAGAGAGTTGGCTTACAGATGCAACTGATTCTGCATCTTTGCTCCATCATAACAATTCTAGCAACTTTGAGATTACTTTTGCATAA
- the LOC125202171 gene encoding rust resistance kinase Lr10-like isoform X1: MKVSEVPYTCRLDLKAMTSLDFKDLNNVSLSQIHESLLYGFELTFCHSSCGGGGPPKILGILWYLIIPFAILGMLCAFVSPPVFAILGFATVSLLSYDIVGIFNVIIYYDPEIHQMNYQYSSSFVTHLMTELIIVLPRVIIFLFVSWFLIYKFRRRHLSEYSIIESYLQSDNKLLPIRYSYSDIKRMTRGFQEKLGEGGYGCVYKGKFRSGHDVAIKMLGNAGGSGSDFMNEIATIGRIHHVNVVKLVGYVVEDSKRGLIFDFMPNGSLDKYLLNQERMSSLNWATKFDIAVGIARGLEYLHRGCGIQILHFDIKPHNILLDHNFIPKISDFGLAKLCSVEKETVTLIAARGTIGYVAPELINRGIGRVSSKADVYSFGMLLIEMVGLNRELRGNNDDSTKYFPYWIYDHINQGEEIEIEKVEQNNNTDENEVIRKMTIVALWCIQMSPDNRPSMNQVLGMLESDVEQLQIPKIPPSQPNQITGNKEESWLTDATDSASLLHHNNSSNFEITFA, from the exons CACCTTCTGCCACAGCAGTTGTGGAGGAGGGGGACCACCCAAAATCTTAGGAATTTTGT GGTATCTCATAATTCCTTTTGCCATTCTTG GTATGTTATGTGCATTTGTAAGCCCTCCTGTATTTGCCATCCTTGGATTCGCCACTGTGTCACTACTCTCATATGATATAGTTGGTATTTTCaatgtaattatatattacG ATCCGGAGATCCACCAAATGAACTACCAGTACTCATCATCG tttgttacTCATCTCATGACAGAGCTCATCATCGTGTTACCAAGAGTTATCATTTTTCTGTTCGTGTCGTGGTTTTTGATCTACAAATTTCGAAGAAGGCATTTGTCTGAATATAGTATAATAGAATCCTACCTTCAAAGTGACAACAAACTATTACCAATCAGATATTCATATTCAGACATAAAGAGAATGACAAGAGGTTTCCAAGAAAAATTAGGTGAAGGAGGTTATGGTTGTGTTTACAAAGGAAAGTTTCGAAGTGGGCATGATGTAGCAATAAAAATGTTGGGAAACGCCGGAGGAAGTGGGAGCGACTTTATGAATGAAATAGCAACTATTGGAAGGATACATCATGTCAATGTGGTCAAATTAGTTGGATATGTTGTAGAAGACTCCAAGCGTGGCCTCATATTTGATTTCATGCCCAATGGTTCTCTTGATAAGTATCTCTTGAATCAAGAAAGAATGAGTTCCTTAAACTGGGCTACAAAGTTTGATATTGCAGTTGGAATAGCGCGAGGGCTCGAATATTTACATCGAGGGTGTGGCATCCAAATTCTTCATTTTGATATCAAGCCCCATAACATACTCCTCGACCATAACTTCATTCCCAAAATATCTGATTTCGGGCTAGCAAAGTTATGCTCCGTAGAGAAGGAGACAGTGACCTTAATTGCTGCTAGAGGAACTATAGGGTATGTTGCTCCAGAACTCATCAACAGAGGTATTGGCAGAGTATCTTCCAAGGCGGACGTGTATAGTTTTGGGATGTTGTTGATCGAAATGGTGGGGTTAAACAGAGAGTTGAGAGGAAATAACGATGattctacaaaatatttcCCATATTGGATATATGACCACATCAACCAAGGTGAGgagattgaaattgaaaaggtGGAGCAAAACAATAACACTGATGAGAATGAGGTTATTCGGAAGATGACAATAGTTGCATTATGGTGTATACAGATGAGTCCAGATAACCGTCCATCAATGAATCAAGTATTGGGTATGTTAGAATCTGATGTTGAACAACTGCAGATTCCAAAGATTCCACCATCACAACCAAACCAAATTACAGGAAATAAGGAAGAGAGTTGGCTTACAGATGCAACTGATTCTGCATCTTTGCTCCATCATAACAATTCTAGCAACTTTGAGATTACTTTTGCATAA